TACGATGATGGAAGCTAAAAATACAGGCTGCACATAGAAAACAATGGTGCTgacaaatgagagagagagagctctttaCAGAAGCACGTTTGTGTAGTTTTATGAGCGGACCACATGCTGTCGTATGCCACACAAAAGTGCTCTTCTGTGTATATATCATATATTGTGTAACTAACGCGGGAACCAACGAAGTTTGTTCATTTGTGGTTCACAAGTCCTGCCTTATTAGGGCACCAAAGAAGTGTCCGCCTTGGAATTTTGAAGAAGAATGGCAAGTAGTCAATTACGTGCATCATTATTGGATAGAAGGTGGAGGAGTAGATAATGAGTGCGAACGGTGCAGTGCGCCATTGAACGGTTCAAAATGGTTACACGGATACAGGTGTCATTACTGCCGAATAGCCTGTTGTCCAAAATGTTTTTCTTCGCTAGAGAACAACAAATGTACAGGAGGACTAGAAGTCACAATTCCGCCAGGAAGGATTTTGACACGAAAATCCAACTGTCCGGTAGATTGGGATATACATTTAGACGAGAATGAAAGAGTAAATCCGTTGGTTGTTTTCATCAATGATAGGAGTGCGGACGTAACAAGGAAAGAACTCGAATACAAGTTTAGTAGGGTGTTAAATCCTATTCAGGTGGTCAACTTAGGCCGACAGAACCCGTCGTCGATGTTGAGTTGGATGCAAAAAAACAGAATTCAGTATACAATCTGTGTGTGTGGCGGAGATGGGACATTAGCATGGATTTTGTCGACCTTAGATACATTGAAGACAAAAAACTTGCCACGCGTGTTTATTTTGCCATTTGGAACAGGAAACGACATGGCATACACACTTGGATGGGACGATCGGTATTGTGATATGCCGATTGAAGATATTATTAGCGATGTACTGACAGGGAAAGAGGTAAGATTAGATCGTTGGAGAATGGAGATAAAGAGGTTTGAATCTTTTGAGAAGTCAATTTATACGGTGAACAACTACTTTAGCATTGGCCTGGATGCAGCAATTTCATTGAAATTTCATCGTGCAAGAGAAAGTAACCCAAAATCATTTTGTAGTCGAAAGTACAACAAACTCTACTATACCAAATTAGGTTTTTTGAGTTTATTTCAACCTGGAATCAACTTATCAAATGTCTTGCATTTAGAAGTTGATGGAAGACATGTACAACTGCCAAACAAAATACAGTGTGTGATTATACTGAATTTGAACAGCTGGGCCGGAGGGACCGACCTTTGGAGAACACACAAAAATTCTAATTGGAGACAACAGAAATGTCATGACCAAATTTTGGAAGTTGTCGGTCTGaaaaatgcatttcatttagtCGGCGTACGCCTAAAGTTATTCAATGCTATTCGACTTGCGCAAGGCTCAAACATTGTTATAACATGGCTAGAGAAATGTAAATTACCTGTACAAGCTGATGGCGAGCCTTGGGAAGAATCATTCAGTACAATCGCATTAACTTACCATTCTGCAACAAAAATGTTAGCAGCTCCTGGTAAATTAAATTCAAGTCTAGAAGATAGTACCCAAAAAGAACAAGATGATGTTTGCTGTTTTAAAAACACACGCAAAAGAAGGTGACTTGACATGTGAGAttatatttttttttgaaaaattccaTCAGCAATTCATGTGGTAGCTTTCTACACGGTTGCTAATTTGGAATTCGCTCCAATCAGTTTAAAAAACTATCCGTATCTTGAATGAAAAAACATTGAAGAAGAAAATAAGTGTACTGAACTATGAGAAGCCTCCTTCTTTGTTAATAATGCGCGTGACACATATAGAAGAGAATGTTTTTTTTGTAAGAACAACAGATAAACAAAAACTCTATGGCCCACCCCAAAATGGCATAGACGACTTTTCAATGCCATTAGAAAATAGCATCACCCTTCAAATTTACGTCGGAACTTCTAAACGGCAACTTAATACAAGGTAAATAGTAGTTGTTATAGTGGGTTTACAATGTTCTTCTTTTTAATAAGCAAAAACATTTTTAAGAGGATACTCTGCattttaatgcaaaaaaaaaaatcagcccgCGTTTTTTTTCCAACTTCATTTCTTGTGCTGGTGAGATTATCATCTCTATTcccactgtacttctatttatccCGACTCTCCTCCATCGCACATTTATCTGTCATAAATCATATTTTTTCCTCTCATGGTACGTCTGGATTATTTATGAATTCACTACGCCTGAGCCTGGCATGCCAACATTTTTGTGCTGTCAGACACAGAACATAGGTCTTCCATTGCTTCGGCTGGAGTTAAATAGATCGGATTTGCTGGGAAAAAAAATAACGAGTGAAGCGATCATGcttcaaaaaactgttttttttttggtcTTCAAGAACCCCCTTTCTGTCTTTGGTAGACCTTTTTATAGATGAGAGCAATTCTCTAGGCATACCTCAGAGGTATTTAAAAAAGAGTACTCGCTTGGTCTGCTAACCTTTTTTTTAACAATTCTTCTCTTTCTCAGTCTAAGAAACATCACACCATCTTGCTTATTCAATTCAACAGGAATGAGGCTTCACGCGTTTACAGAGATTTTGAAACCGTCAACGATGCAATGGATGGTAAGACTTTTTTAGGGTGTGCTCTGACGAAAGAACAATATAACGGCATTTGATAGctcatgtatttttttttctcaaaatctcGCACGTGATCGTTCACAAGGTATTTGTGGTTTGTTGGCCGAGAAAGTTCGTAAGCAACGCCATGTTCGCCCGGATACCATGGTCGAATTAACTTGTGGTGAAATTCATGATTATATTGATTCATTGGCTGATTTGGGTGCATTGGTGTAtgtgttttagaaaaaaaaaattctttttactaTTTACTAAGAATTCGTTTCATTTAGTTTACGTCCTGAAACAAATACATACGCACCACACAACAAGGAATGGATCAAAGATAGGCTGTCAAGGCATCTGATTAAGCAGAGGCAATAAAAATGGCGAATGCTCTTTCCATATAAAATAAACTTGTATACACTCTATCAGCCCTCTTACTTGTATCTGAATTATACAGAGAGCTGCTGATCTTTATTAATTAGACTCAGACACTTTTCTGTTGTGTAAAAAATTTTCAAGTGGTTATTTCAGAAAGACTGCTGTAGAGGCATCTAAGAAAAGCGCACAAgcttttgtcttttatttttttttcttaatatacAAATACTTGACAGCTTGAAATTGTAAAAAGGGTACATTGGAGCATATTCTACCATTTCTTGTAGAATgtattcctttttttttctacCCTTGTATAGCATTACAACTGTGAAATCTGCTTGAAACAATAAACTGTCGACAGATGGGGCATGTCCTATGTTCTAAAATCCACGGTCCAATGCATTTTGGGTGATAAAAGTGAGAACAGGGTAGCTTCATTGTCAGCTCTTGGTAGATGAAGCCTTCTAGACATATGGCGCAATTCCAATCCAGCTCGAGCATGTATTCGTTTGTTTCGACAGCGGATAGGAACTGCATGAATTCATCATGAGAGGACAACTCGGTCGGCGATGCAGAATGCTCTGACCGATGTAGGAAGTGGTGCCACAAAATTGTTTGGTGTGGATAGTTACAGATAGTCCTCTGCGCTCGAGGTACATTTATAGAATTTGTGACCAGGGAGAATTGCGACCGCCGACTATACAAAAGACGCAGTTGTTAAGAGAGAGCGTCAGAGGCGCTTCTACGTGATGAATGGGGCCGCACTATAAGAGTCTAAAGCGTACCTCATCAAAAATAATGGGTGAATTGAATGGTGTTGATACGGACAAGatacagatgtatagaagtatTTTCTGGTCTTAGGTTTTGGCGAAAATATTAGAAATTAGAGAATTCGCAAAAGTGCATACATGTACACGTACACATAAAAAAGGTGGGACAAAAAAATCCATAAAGTGGGTTTCGTGATAAAGTgaaagatatgtgtgtgtgtatacacagaTTGCGTGTTAAAGGAATATATTTGGTGGAATCATTTTTTTAGGCCGGAAGTTTGATCGATTATTGGCAGTTGTGCCCGAAGTCTCTTGATGAATCGCAAATTGTTTGGGTTTTATGAGGGAGGTATACAGGATCAGGAGAGTTGTGCGGTGAGACAACTCGACGAATCTGGGAAGTGTTCAAGTTGCGATGTTGAAGGTTGCACGGTCTTATCCGAAAATACGGGTGTCCttcaagaaaataacaaaaacatcAAGGTGCGTGAATTAGAAGGAGGGGAAAGATGTCCTTGGAGAGGGGAAAATAATTCCGTCGGCACTGATATGCATCACACGTGTGATTATTTAGATTTTGTTATTAGAGGATGTTTCACAGAATGCGGTGGATAAATTGTTGAAAGAGAGATACGAAGTGGAGGTGATCAAGAAATCTTTGAACAAGGAAGAGTTGATAGAGAAGATAAAGGATGTACATGTTCTCGGGATTCGAAGTCGGACTTTGGTGACGAGTGAGGTGTTGAAACACGCAAAAAATCTATTATGCATTGGATGTTTTTGTATAGGAACAAACCAGGTGGATTTAGAAGAGGCCACATCAAGAGGGGTACGCGTTGTCGAGAAGCATAAAATTTGTATATGTTCATGTATGtcgtttttaacacaattttaaagATTGTGGTGTTCAATTCGCCGTATCAGAACAGTCGGAGCGTGGCGGAGTTGATTATATGTGCCATTATTTTACTGTCGCGTCAGTTGGGTGATCGAAACATAGAGATGCACCAAGGGAAATGGAACAAGACGAGTAGGAATTGTTTCGAGGTAAGAGGAAAGACGCTGGGTGTTGTGGGATATGGACATATAGGGAGTCAAGTGAGTATTCTAGCGGAGTCGTTGGGGATGCATGTGGTGTTTTATGATATTGCATCGCCGATGGCTTTAGGAAACAGCAGAAAATTGGAAGACTTGGACAGTTTATTGGCTGTATCTGATATTGTGACCTTGCATGTTCCACAGACTGAGAAAACGGCTCGCATGTTTACGAAGAATCAATTTGTCAAGATGAAGAAAGGATCTATCTTATTGAATGCGTCAAGGGGCAATGTGGTTGATCTGGATGATTTATATGAAGCACTACAAACCCATCATTTAGCTGGTGCTTATTTAGATGTCTTTCCTACCGAACCGATGTCCAATGGTGCTTTTCAAGGTTACGAAAAAATCGCTTCTTGCCCTAATGTTTTATTGACTCCACATATAGGCGGATCTACCTTGGAAGCTCAATCTGCTATTGGCGATGAAGTTTCGTCTAGGATTGTCAGTTTCTTGAATACGGGTAAAACAGTTACCTGCGTTAACTTCCCAGAAGTGGAGTTGGTCCCCGTTCGACCAGATCTTCACCGCATTATCAACGTCCATCAAAATAAACCAGGTGTCCTTAAAGAAATCAACAACATCCTCTGTCACTATAATGTCGAAGGACAAATTCTTAGAACCTTTGGACACATTGGTTATTTCATTGCCGACTTTGACAGCAAATCGCTTAATAGATTCGGCGATCGGGTTGCCGCGCTTTCCTCTTCTATCCTTACGCGAGTAATTTATCACAATCaagaacaataataaaaataaatttttattttttttcacaaaatttgtaATCCTATGTCTTCTTTTTTGTGCACTCTAATCCTCTCCTCATTGGTTCCagtcttttctcaaaaaattttttttgcgcGATTCACCAGACTTTTCAAACCTCTTCTGACGGACTGATTAAGCATGAAATCAAAGAAGGCTTTATATTGTTTGAGGTACGGTCACTTCCTTAACGAAAGGGGTGTCGCCATATTTCTCTCTACCGTCATCGGTGTTTGTATTTTAACACAtgcacagtgaacggcttctgctGACCTGTCAGTTTTGCTCATGCTAAAATTTCTACCAGTTTCCTGGTTTATGCTTCCACTCTAGTTTTCTATCTGCTGTGTCCCATTCTCTTTTTTGAAGGGCTTGGATCAGAAGAAAAGGCGTTCAAAACATGGATCCACAAAACCTATTCGAGCAATTTAGATTTGGAAGCCGTTGAAGAGTCTTCAAATGCCTATGCAAAGTTCCAAAAAATGTTAAGTTCAAACATATCCAAGCAGGAATGGTCTAAGTACGCGAATTATTGGGTGCTCCTTGGTGCTTTTTAGCGACCCTTTTTTTTTTAGGcttgctgatttttttttcaaagccaaacttCTGATTGGATTTTGAGTCACGCACGTCGATTGCTGCCTAATGCGAATGTGGAGAAAATACCATTCGTGGTCAGAGAAGGATCTGAACACGTAATGGGATGGAATATTCAAATTTCTCCGAGTCTTATTCGCTTCTCAAAGACAAAAGCGGTAGTGATTCAAGCAAAATATAGCAGGCAGTCAAAAAATTTACCGACCTTTCTTCTCTTGGTTGAGGTGTATTCTGTTTTGCAAACCCGTCTGTTTGAGAAATCTCTCATCTACGTCATAACCCCAGCAAACTACGGACGAGACGCTTTTGATGCTTGGCTCAGTTCAAGATTGGATTCTTTTTTCTATCTTGAGCAACTTCATACCATTCGTTCTAAATTCTCCAATTCGAGTCTAGATCCAATCAAGATGGATAGAGTTCCTATGATCTATTCTATCGTACATCTGGACCATTTATTTGCGGAAAAATATAACGACATCAATTTGAAGATGATGAGCGATTATGGCGTTTTACCTAAATCAGACCTTATATACGCCTCTATTTTGTCCTCTGTGAGCATCGGCGTCCCTATTCGTATTGAAGATTACGGGGATCCGAAAGGCTTTCAAAACTTCCGCGAGTGGGCTCGAAATCTGCTCGACAAATTTCCGGATTTTGTTTCAAAAACGTTCACCAAGATTTTCTTTGGTCACCGATACCACGTCTTCTTCATTCAGAATTGGTATAGAGCTCTGTGCTCGTCAACTGGATTTCATTCAATCGGTAACTTGAAGAAAATAGATAGCATTACCCTGTCGTCTACCCTGTCTTCCCTACCGGTGGGCCCAAAAACGGCATTTCGCAACTTGTTGTATATGGTGGAAAAAATTACAAGACTTCTAGACGGACTTGTAAATCCTTGTTTCCATGGGTCTTCTGGATATATCATCTTCGATGGACGCGTTATTAAAAATGGTAGTCTTGGCATCTTACTATCTCTGGTCTTGATTGCGTACCTTCTTTGGATGGCCAATGTCGTTTTGGTCGCTGACACTTCAATACTTACAGTATCTATATCAAAACTCATTTTTTCGTTAGTCATCCCAATCCTAATCTATGCCCCGTTGTTTAAAATTCAACTGTCCATTGCAGCAGTCTGTTACTGGCTAGTATTCATCTTCTTAATACAGCTGTTGTTCGTCGCCATCATATTTCCGAAGTTGGATTCATCCTTATTTGAGCAATCTTGTTCCATCCGAAGCTATTTTGTATCTTCTTACCTCTCTTTCGCCCCTATCGTATCCTTCATGATCATACTGTCATGTGTCAACACTTCTATGTCGCTGTTCCTAGTCGCATGCTATCCGCTGACCATAATCATGCACTCATTCAGACCTTCATACCCAAAACTCGCTCTCCACCTTATCTTGTCTCCGTTCTCCCTTCTGCTTGCCTTCAACGTCGCCACTGGTCACTCGCCGATATACCATATAGGTGTACCCGTGTACCGACTCCTATCTCTTCACTTCACACATCACAACCCCCTCATCTATCTGTTTATATTATACGTCCTACAAAACACCCAATCACTCTATGAAACTGTGCACTACTTGTCCGTTTCCCCAACTTTCGTTCCGCGCGCGTCCCCGTCATGAATCAAAACTCTGTGCCCTCTCGCACGCGCCAGCCGTGCGCCGAAACCTCGAATTTAGTGACCGCTCGCCGCGTCCTCAGCGCCTCATCAGTGCACCTCTATCTCGAGCAATACCGCCGATCACCTCTGTCCAAAAACAAGCACGTGTACG
The sequence above is a segment of the Schistocerca gregaria isolate iqSchGreg1 unplaced genomic scaffold, iqSchGreg1.2 ptg000599l, whole genome shotgun sequence genome. Coding sequences within it:
- the LOC126316769 gene encoding diacylglycerol kinase epsilon-like; the encoded protein is MFKGGGEIWDGKRHDFYETNIRTGIFCNVCRKKLCKFKKVYKCKVCSFVVHKSCLIRAPKKCPPWNFEEEWQVVNYVHHYWIEGGGVDNECERCSAPLNGSKWLHGYRCHYCRIACCPKCFSSLENNKCTGGLEVTIPPGRILTRKSNCPVDWDIHLDENERVNPLVVFINDRSADVTRKELEYKFSRVLNPIQVVNLGRQNPSSMLSWMQKNRIQYTICVCGGDGTLAWILSTLDTLKTKNLPRVFILPFGTGNDMAYTLGWDDRYCDMPIEDIISDVLTGKEVRLDRWRMEIKRFESFEKSIYTVNNYFSIGLDAAISLKFHRARESNPKSFCSRKYNKLYYTKLGFLSLFQPGINLSNVLHLEVDGRHVQLPNKIQCVIILNLNSWAGGTDLWRTHKNSNWRQQKCHDQILEVVGLKNAFHLVGVRLKLFNAIRLAQGSNIVITWLEKCKLPVQADGEPWEESFSTIALTYHSATKMLAAPGKLNSSLEDSTQKEQDDVCCFKNTRKRR
- the LOC126316771 gene encoding D-3-phosphoglycerate dehydrogenase-like, encoding MNRKLFGFYEGGIQDQESCAVRQLDESGKCSSCDVEGCTVLSENTGVLQENNKNIKILLLEDVSQNAVDKLLKERYEVEVIKKSLNKEELIEKIKDVHVLGIRSRTLVTSEVLKHAKNLLCIGCFCIGTNQVDLEEATSRGIVVFNSPYQNSRSVAELIICAIILLSRQLGDRNIEMHQGKWNKTSRNCFEVRGKTLGVVGYGHIGSQVSILAESLGMHVVFYDIASPMALGNSRKLEDLDSLLAVSDIVTLHVPQTEKTARMFTKNQFVKMKKGSILLNASRGNVVDLDDLYEALQTHHLAGAYLDVFPTEPMSNGAFQGYEKIASCPNVLLTPHIGGSTLEAQSAIGDEVSSRIVSFLNTGKTVTCVNFPEVELVPVRPDLHRIINVHQNKPGVLKEINNILCHYNVEGQILRTFGHIGYFIADFDSKSLNRFGDRVAALSSSILTRVIYHNQEQ
- the LOC126316773 gene encoding uncharacterized protein LOC126316773 — its product is MKSKKALYCLSFLVYASTLVFYLLCPILFFEGLGSEEKAFKTWIHKTYSSNLDLEAVEESSNAYAKFQKMLSSNISKQEWSNQTSDWILSHARRLLPNANVEKIPFVVREGSEHVMGWNIQISPSLIRFSKTKAVVIQAKYSRQSKNLPTFLLLVEVYSVLQTRLFEKSLIYVITPANYGRDAFDAWLSSRLDSFFYLEQLHTIRSKFSNSSLDPIKMDRVPMIYSIVHLDHLFAEKYNDINLKMMSDYGVLPKSDLIYASILSSVSIGVPIRIEDYGDPKGFQNFREWARNLLDKFPDFVSKTFTKIFFGHRYHVFFIQNWYRALCSSTGFHSIGNLKKIDSITLSSTLSSLPVGPKTAFRNLLYMVEKITRLLDGLVNPCFHGSSGYIIFDGRVIKNGSLGILLSLVLIAYLLWMANVVLVADTSILTVSISKLIFSLVIPILIYAPLFKIQLSIAAVCYWLVFIFLIQLLFVAIIFPKLDSSLFEQSCSIRSYFVSSYLSFAPIVSFMIILSCVNTSMSLFLVACYPLTIIMHSFRPSYPKLALHLILSPFSLLLAFNVATGHSPIYHIGVPVYRLLSLHFTHHNPLIYLFILYVLQNTQSLYETVHYLSVSPTFVPRASPS